The following are from one region of the Neurospora crassa OR74A linkage group III, whole genome shotgun sequence genome:
- a CDS encoding curved DNA-binding protein, whose amino-acid sequence MASETTKQEIDYSLNNPDTLTKYKTAAQISEKVLAEVSKLVAAGEKIVDICEKGDKLIEEELAKVYRGKKITKGFSHPTTVSPAAFVTPYTPLTSDEKEAAVEIQAGEPVKIQLGAQIDGFGSIVCDTVVAPAKDQTDDVIEGRNADLMLANYYANELLLRLMVPPGLLATGTDEEKAKAASQKPPSQAKITELLQKVVQAYDCNLVESTTSWLFDRNEIEGKKKIVIAPGDNTKGEGIPEVGEVWGVEMGVSLGSGKVKQFENRTTLHRRTTTTYALKRPSSRKLLSEVQKKFGTFPFSLRQLEDERDAKSGVIECVRGNVFRAYEVVGDKDNSPVARLLTTVAITKNGLTKLGAAPALDLSKFKTDKKIEDEEILAILAQPLSRNTGSKNKNKKKKAAKKEGEKADEE is encoded by the exons ATGGCCTCCGAAACTACCAAGCAGGAGATCG ACTACTCCCTCAACAACCCGGATACCCTCACCAAGTACAAGACCGCTGCTCAGATCTCTGAGAAGGTCCTTGCTGAGGTCTCCAAGCTCGTTGCTGCCGGCGAGAAGATTGTCGACATCTGCGAGAAGGGTGACAAGCTCATCGAGGAGGAGCTTGCCAAGGTCTATCGCGGCAAGAAGATCACCAAGGGCTTCTCCCACCCCACTACCGTCTCTCCCGCCGCTTTCGTCACCCCCTACACTCCCTTGACCTCGGACGAAAAGGAGGCCGCTGTTGAGATCCAGGCCGGTGAGCCCGTCAAGATTCAGCTCGGTGCTCAGATCGATGGCTTCGGTTCCATAGTTTGCGACACCGTCGTTGCCCCTGCCAAGGACCAGACCGATGATGTTATCGAGGGCCGCAATGCTGACCTGATGCTCGCCAACTACTACGCCAacgagctcctcctccgccttatGGTTCCCCCTGGCCTCCTCGCTACCGGTACCgatgaggagaaggccaaggccgcctCCCAGAAGCCTCCTTCGCAGGCCAAGATCACCGAACTTCTCCAGAAGGTTGTCCAGGCTTACGACTGCAACCTTGTTGAGAGCACCACCTCGTGGCTCTTCGACCGCAACGAGATcgagggcaagaagaagatcgtTATTGCTCCTGGCGACAACACCAAGGGCGAGGGTATCCCCGAGGTTGGCGAGGTCTGGGGTGTCGAGATGGGCGTCAGCTTGGGATCCGGAAAGGTCAAGCAGTTCGAGAACCGCACCACCCTTCACcgccgcaccaccaccacctatGCCCTCAAGCGTCCCAGCTCGCGCAAGCTTCTTTCTGAGGTCCAGAAGAAGTTCGGTACCTTCCCTTTCAGCTTGAGGCAGCTTGAGGACGAGCGTGATGCCAAGTCTGGTGTCATTGAGTGCGTCCGTGGAAACGTGTTCCGCGCTTACGAGGTTGTTGGTGACAAGGACAACTCCCCTGTTGCCAGACTCCTTACCACTGTTG CCATCACCAAGAACGGCCTCACCAAGCTTGGCGCCGCCCCTGCGCTCGATCTCTCCAAGTTCAAGACCGACAAGAAgattgaggatgaggaaatTCTTGCCATCCTTGCCCAGCCCCTCTCCAGGAACACTGGcagcaagaacaagaacaagaagaagaaggccgctaagaaggagggtgagaAGGCCGATGAGGAGTAA
- the snf5 gene encoding SWI-SNF complex subunit, translating to MAASLSSASAMASGSAGAEAGASSADASSSINASGTPAASASQAPSAASKAGSPQDGATPPVTQRDKDSLNRVLVDRFVTRDMIHAAALKDSQKALNQDMSNRLARVDQYKAMTSRDSRNRVPPAQLYGQGYNGYGNGVTETGGPVKIIYPSQKPRPGKRTTPPLKFSRKDLKKQAEQHEELVPIRIDVDWDKVKLRDTFTFNLHERLIPVEVFASQLVEDMGLKPPMDKHVHEQVVTQMVEQLQDFYPFVHSEEDALDPELPYSAYKNDDMRILIKLNITIREHTLVDQFEWDINNPMNSPEEFAARMADELSLSGEFTTAIAHCIREQTQLFTRSLYSVGHPFDGRPIEDPDLTAAFLPTPIPCTLRPNQQQKDYAPYLYENTEAELERTETMFSREQRRQKRSVNRRGGPQLPDLKERQRTIRTAIVSSVIPGGVLDIEDSRLFKKTTGPVATTGGPGRGRRIIRDGDLSDSEDSMDSAPDSPAMSVPQAGTARTRGMRGAATAAAQRMANIGRSETPETIVHHHETRMSRRFGREATREETEEPLQQQHIVTLRVHPARLRRIIQGRDSRTKPPAPAPSGSGTPGNQRASSIALPGSMGPPPTTPAAGSQHNLTIKVATPPTSGAGAAAGGDDAIVGAVPALPSPANGEALPPSEIPSQFTPGQGSFVPQLSEWLNKRLEVHQKYPNDSYDCIMRHNAVVMAWDGGSGGDVVVKIVPEKQAQELPPNA from the exons ATGGCCGCCTCGCTGTCTTCTGCCTCGGCCATGGCCTCTGGCAGTGCCGGCGCTGAGGCTGGCGCTTCTTCTGCCGACGCCTCGTCTTCGATCAATGCTTCCGGAACGCCTGCCGCCTCGGCTTCGCAGGCCCCCTCGGCAGCCTCCAAGGCCGGTAGCCCTCAAGATGGCGCGACGCCGCCCGTCACCCAACGCGACAAGGATAGTTTGAATAGGGTCTTGGTTGACCGTTTCGTCACGCGCGACATGATTCACGCCGCTGCTCTGAAAGATTCGCAAAAGGCCCTGAACCAGGACATGAGCAACCGGTTGGCACGGGTCGACCAGTACAAAGCTATGACCAGTCGCGATAGTCGGAACAGGGTACCTCCAGCTCAGCTCTACGGCCAGGGTTACAATGGTTACGGGAACGGGGTGACGGAAACAGGCGGGCCCGTCaaaattatatacccttCACAGAAGCCTCGGCCGGGCAAGCGGACGACACCGCCGCTCAAGTTCAGTCGCAAAGATCTCAAGAAACAAGCCGAGCAGCATGAGGAGCTGGTACCCATCAGGATAGATGTTGACTGGGACAAGGTGAAACTGCGTGACACGTTTACCTTTAACCTCCATGAGCGCCTTATTCCTGTCGAGGTCTTTGCCTCACAGTTAGTCGAGGACATGGGCCTGAAGCCGCCTATGGACAAGCACGTTCATGAACAAGTGGTCACGCAGATGGTGGAGCAACTTCAGGACTTTTATCCCTTTGTCCATTCAGAAGAGGACGCCTTGGATCCTGAATTACCCTACTCAGCGTACAAGAATGATGACATGAGGATTTTGATCAAGCTGAATATCACTATTAGAGAGCACACGCTGGTGGACCAATTCGAGTGGGATATCAACAATCCGATGAACTCACCAGAGGAGTTTGCCGCGAGAATGGCCGATGAACTATCTCTTTCGGGAGAATTCACAACGGCCATTGCCCACTGTATCCGCGAGCAGACGCAGCTCTTCACCCGCAGTCTCTACAGCGTAGGACATCCTTTCGACGGGCGTCCCATCGAAGACCCAGACCTTACGGCCGCCTTCCTCCCAACACCGATTCCTTGCACGCTGCGACCCAACCAACAGCAAAAGGACTATGCCCCCTACCTGTACGAGAACACCGAGGCGGAACTGGAACGGACCGAGACTATGTTCTCGCGCGAGCAACGCAGACAAAAACGATCTGTCAACAGGCGTGGTGGGCCCCAGTTGCCCGATCTCAAGGAAAGGCAAAGGACGATTCGGACAGCCATTGTATCTTCAGTCATTCCTGGCGGAGTTCTGGATATCGAAGACAGCCGGCTCTTCAAGAAGACAACGGGACCAGTGGCGACTACTGGTGGTCCGGGACGGGGCAGGCGCATCATCCGAGACGGAGACCTTTCCGATTCAGAAGACAGTATGGACTCCGCGCCAGACTCACCCGCCATGTCGGTACCCCAAGCAGGAACCGCACGAACACGTGGAATGCGTGGGGCCGCCACGGCCGCTGCCCAGCGCATGGCAAACATCGGACGGTCGGAAACCCCTGAGACCATTGTGCACCATCACGAGACTAGGATGTCGCGTAGGTTTGGCAGGGAAGCGACACGGGAAGAGACTGAGGAGCCTTTGCAACAGCAACACATTGTTACTCTTCGGGTTCATCCCGCTAGGCTACGGAGAATCATACAAGGACGAGACAGCAGGACGAaaccgccggcgccggctccGTCTGGCTCTGGGACGCCCGGTAACCAAAGAGCCTCAAGCATAGCACTGCCTGGCTCAATGGGTCCACCGCCCACTACTCCAGCTGCTGGTTCACAACACAACCTAACCATCAAGGTTGCTACGCCGCCGACCTCTGGGGCTGGAGCTGCGGCTGGTGGTGACGATGCTATTGTTGGTGCTGTACCGGCTCTTCCATCTCCGGCCAACGGAGAGGCGCTTCCTCCATCGGAAATACCCTCTCAGTTCACACCTGGTCAAGGATCGTTCGTG CCCCAATTATCAGAATGGCTCAATAAACGCCTCGAAGTGCACCAGAAGTACCCAAATGACTCTTATGACTGCATAATGCGCCACAACGCCGTGGTGATGGCCTGggacggcggcagcggcggcgacgTGGTGGTCAAGATCGTGCCGGAAAAACAAGCTCAAGAACTTCCGCCCAACGCCTAG